Proteins from a genomic interval of Sugiyamaella lignohabitans strain CBS 10342 chromosome C, complete sequence:
- the KAE1 gene encoding Kae1p (Highly conserved ATPase of HSP70/DnaK family; essential functional component of the EKC/KEOPS complex, with Bud32p, Cgi121p, Pcc1p, and Gon7p; EKC/KEOPS complex is required for t6A tRNA modification and telomeric TG1-3 recombination; may have role in transcription; GO_component: GO:0000408 - EKC/KEOPS complex [Evidence IDA] [PMID 16564010]; GO_component: GO:0000408 - EKC/KEOPS complex [Evidence IDA] [PMID 16874308]; GO_component: GO:0005694 - chromosome [Evidence IEA]; GO_component: GO:0000781 - chromosome, telomeric region [Evidence IEA,IEA]; GO_component: GO:0005737 - cytoplasm [Evidence IEA,IEA,IEA]; GO_component: GO:0005737 - cytoplasm [Evidence IDA] [PMID 14562095]; GO_component: GO:0000790 - nuclear chromatin [Evidence IDA] [PMID 16874308]; GO_component: GO:0005634 - nucleus [Evidence IEA,IEA]; GO_component: GO:0005634 - nucleus [Evidence IDA] [PMID 14562095]; GO_function: GO:0031490 - chromatin DNA binding [Evidence IDA] [PMID 16874308]; GO_function: GO:0046872 - metal ion binding [Evidence IEA]; GO_function: GO:0016740 - transferase activity [Evidence IEA]; GO_function: GO:0016746 - transferase activity, transferring acyl groups [Evidence IEA]; GO_function: GO:0016747 - transferase activity, transferring acyl groups other than amino-acyl groups [Evidence IEA]; GO_process: GO:0051276 - chromosome organization [Evidence IMP] [PMID 18439903]; GO_process: GO:0045944 - positive regulation of transcription from RNA polymerase II promoter [Evidence IPI] [PMID 16874308]; GO_process: GO:0006355 - regulation of transcription, DNA-templated [Evidence IEA]; GO_process: GO:0006400 - tRNA modification [Evidence IDA] [PMID 23620299]; GO_process: GO:0008033 - tRNA processing [Evidence IEA]; GO_process: GO:0000723 - telomere maintenance [Evidence IPI] [PMID 16564010]; GO_process: GO:0000722 - telomere maintenance via recombination [Evidence IGI,IMP] [PMID 23390378]; GO_process: GO:0070526 - threonylcarbamoyladenosine biosynthetic process [Evidence IEA]; GO_process: GO:0070525 - threonylcarbamoyladenosine metabolic process [Evidence IMP] [PMID 21183954]; GO_process: GO:0070525 - threonylcarbamoyladenosine metabolic process [Evidence IMP] [PMID 21459853]; GO_process: GO:0006351 - transcription, DNA-templated [Evidence IEA]), with protein sequence MVDLDCYCREGRDSYIAIGLEGSANKLGVGIIRHGKGAISPSNRAEVLANIRDTYITPPGEGFLPRDTARHHRNWVVRLIKQALQESGVGIDDIDCICFTQGPGMGAPLQSVVIAARAISVMWEKPLVGVNHCVGHIEMGREITGADNPVVLYVSGGNTQVIAYSHQKYRIFGETLDIAVGNCLDRFARTLKIPNAPSPGYNIEQLAKE encoded by the coding sequence ATGGTTGATCTGGACTGCTACTGTAGAGAAGGCAGAGACAGCTATATTGCTATTGGCCTAGAGGGCTCGGCAAATAAATTAGGGGTGGGAATAATTAGACATGGCAAGGGTGCTATTTCACCTAGCAATCGTGCTGAGGTTTTGGCCAATATTCGTGATACTTATATCACACCTCCTGGAGAAGGTTTTCTTCCTAGAGACACAGCAAGACATCATAGAAACTGGGTTGTGCGACTAATCAAACAAGCTCTTCAGGAAAGTGGTGTTGGtattgatgatatcgacTGTATTTGTTTTACTCAGGGGCCTGGTATGGGTGCTCCCTTACAAAGTGTGGTAATCGCTGCTCGAGCTATTAGTGTTATGTGGGAGAAACCATTAGTAGGTGTGAATCACTGTGTGGGTCACATTGAAATGGGACGAGAAATTACTGGCGCTGATAACCCTGTTGTACTAtatgtttctggtggtaaTACACAAGTTATTGCCTACTCGCATCAAAAGTACAGAATTTTCGGAGAAACTCTTGACATTGCTGTTGGAAACTGTCTGGATAGATTTGCAAGAACGTTAAAGATCCCAAATGCTCCCAGTCCTGGATATAATATCGAGCAGTTGGCCAAAGAGTAA
- the MCP2 gene encoding Mcp2p (Mitochondrial hypothetical protein involved in lipid homeostasis; integral membrane protein that localizes to the mitochondrial inner membrane; involved in mitochondrial morphology; non-essential gene which interacts genetically with MDM10, and other members of the ERMES complex; transcription is periodic during the metabolic cycle; homologous to human aarF domain containing kinase, ADCK1; GO_component: GO:0032592 - integral component of mitochondrial membrane [Evidence IDA] [PMID 23781023]; GO_component: GO:0005743 - mitochondrial inner membrane [Evidence IDA] [PMID 23781023]; GO_component: GO:0005739 - mitochondrion [Evidence IDA] [PMID 14562095]; GO_component: GO:0005739 - mitochondrion [Evidence IDA] [PMID 16823961]; GO_function: GO:0003674 - molecular_function [Evidence ND]; GO_function: GO:0016772 - transferase activity, transferring phosphorus-containing groups [Evidence IEA]; GO_process: GO:0055088 - lipid homeostasis [Evidence IGI] [PMID 23781023]; GO_process: GO:0008152 - metabolic process [Evidence IEA]; GO_process: GO:0007005 - mitochondrion organization [Evidence IGI,IMP] [PMID 23781023]), which yields MFHLPRSRCFQLLGAGARPTSLILAPTRGLTYSCYESQQYLKIKTIRNFGTSKTNNKTIKGSTTGSTIRPTGGITSGSLADTANIQAAINATVDPSKIAEVSSNTNRKRKYWPRSVFLVLAGTTLGVTLLYNTNDKFATGSRHLVLAGQRISTVTKACIQCFRAYRHTLNQHYATHEEYLEALSECHKKCALITRKAIEKNAGIFIKLGQHLAALTYIFPEEWTSAMIPLQDQCPESSLESIREMFLKDSKGKVSLDDLFSSFDTEPLGTASLAQVHKATLRENGQQVAVKVQHPSLQEFVPLDVLMTRVVFSMIDYFFPEYPLSWLGDELQASIFVELDFREEAKNAMNTKKYFKDFYNATALRIPTVISAHKRVLVMEFLQGGRLDDQEYLKEHNISPSEVSSCLSHIFNNMIFTPGVGLHCDPHPGNLSLIPHKGGKHNFEIILYDHGLYRDVPTNLRRSYAHFWLALLDGDEPKMRYYAKEFAGIDDDNFRLFSAAITGRDFENATKNVISKRSEDEIKHMTDAIAEGGLLSQIMVLLHSMPRIVLLILKTNDLTRYLDEKLASPLGPERTFLIMATYCARTVYHEGREIIDRQFNGNWSISRMVAEISNWWRYFSRQSQLAIYDLSMLIRNRSHL from the coding sequence ATGTTTCACTTGCCTCGGTCAAGATGTTTCCAGCTACtgggtgctggtgctcGTCCGACATCGTTGATTTTGGCACCGACTCGTGGTTTGACTTATTCGTGTTATGAAAGCCAACAGTATTTGAAAATTAAAACGATACGAAACTTTGGTACTTCAAAGACTAACAACAAGACTATTAAAGGCTCAACTACTGGAAGCACTATTCGCCCAACTGGAGGTATCACTTCTGGTTCATTGGCAGACACTGCTAATATTCAAGCAGCAATTAATGCGACTGTTGACCCCTCTAAAATTGCTGAAGTCAGTAGTAATACGAACAGAAAACGTAAATACTGGCCTCGGAGTGTTTTCCTGGTGTTAGCAGGTACTACATTGGGTGTTACTCTTTTGTATAATACCAACGACAAATTCGCTACTGGTAGTCGTCATTTAGTTCTTGCTGGTCAGAGAATATCCACGGTCACTAAAGCTTGCATTCAATGTTTCAGAGCTTATCGCCATACGCTTAATCAACACTATGCTACACATGAGGAATACTTAGAAGCGTTGTCAGAATGCCACAAGAAATGTGCTTTGATAACACGCAAAGCTATTGAAAAGAATGCTggtatttttattaaacTTGGTCAGCATTTGGCTGCCTTGACATATATTTTCCCTGAAGAGTGGACTTCTGCTATGATTCCTTTACAAGACCAATGTCCTGAATCTtcactcgagtcgattAGAGAAATGTTTCTCAAAGACTCGAAAGGAAAAGTTTCGTTAGATGACTTATTCTCATCTTTTGATACCGAACCTTTAGGAACTGCTTCATTGGCCCAGGTCCACAAAGCCACTTTACGAGAGAACGGCCAACAAGTAGCAGTCAAAGTACAACATCCATCTCTGCAGGAATTTGTTCCTCTGGACGTTTTAATGACTCGAGTAGTGTTTTCTATGATTGACTATTTTTTCCCAGAATACCCCTTATCTTGGCTGGGTGACGAGTTGCAAGCGtctatttttgttgagcttgattTTCGGGAGGAAGCAAAGAATGCTATGAATACAAAAAAGTATTTCAAAGATTTCTACAATGCAACCGCTTTGCGTATCCCCACAGTAATCAGTGCTCATAAACGTGTTTTGGTCATGGAATTCCTACAAGGAGGCAGATTAGACGACCAAGAGTATCTTAAAGAGCATAATATTTCACCCAGTGAAGTGAGCTCTTGTTTGTCGCACATCTTTAACAATATGATCTTCACTCCTGGAGTCGGCCTTCACTGTGACCCACATCCTGGCAATCTGTCATTAATACCTCACAAGGGTGGTAAACAcaattttgaaattatcCTCTACGACCACGGTTTGTACAGAGATGTACCCACTAATTTACGGAGAAGCTATGCACATTTCTGGTTAGCCCTTCTTGACGGCGACGAGCCAAAAATGAGATATTATGCTAAGGAATTTGCTGgtattgatgatgataatttCAGActcttttcagcagctaTCACTGGTAGGGATTTCGAAAATGCAACAAAAAATGTCATTTCCAAGCGTAGCGAGGACGAAATCAAACATATGACtgatgctattgctgaAGGTGGATTATTGAGTCAGATCATGGTCCTGCTTCATTCCATGCCAAGAATCGTACTATTGATTCTCAAAACAAATGACTTGACTAGATATCTTGATGAAAAGCTTGCAAGTCCTCTAGGGCCCGAAAGAACTTTTTTAATTATGGCCACTTACTGTGCACGTACTGTATATCACGAGGGTCGTGAGATTATTGACAGACAATTTAATGGTAACTGGTCGATATCTCGTATGGTAGCTGAAATTAGCAATTGG
- the KTR2 gene encoding mannosyltransferase KTR2 (Mannosyltransferase involved in N-linked protein glycosylation; member of the KRE2/MNT1 mannosyltransferase family; KTR2 has a paralog, YUR1, that arose from the whole genome duplication; GO_component: GO:0005794 - Golgi apparatus [Evidence IEA]; GO_component: GO:0005794 - Golgi apparatus [Evidence IDA] [PMID 8631921]; GO_component: GO:0000139 - Golgi membrane [Evidence IEA]; GO_component: GO:0016021 - integral component of membrane [Evidence IEA]; GO_component: GO:0016020 - membrane [Evidence IEA,IEA]; GO_function: GO:0000030 - mannosyltransferase activity [Evidence IEA]; GO_function: GO:0000030 - mannosyltransferase activity [Evidence IDA] [PMID 8631921]; GO_function: GO:0016740 - transferase activity [Evidence IEA]; GO_function: GO:0016757 - transferase activity, transferring glycosyl groups [Evidence IEA]; GO_process: GO:0000032 - cell wall mannoprotein biosynthetic process [Evidence IMP] [PMID 8631921]; GO_process: GO:0097502 - mannosylation [Evidence IEA]; GO_process: GO:0006487 - protein N-linked glycosylation [Evidence IMP] [PMID 8631921]; GO_process: GO:0006486 - protein glycosylation [Evidence IEA,IEA]) has protein sequence MTEPSMEPIENSTAESVANKPSSSDNTDSIFKSTVDVGNEDQSSEGASSNTTENDPGSLQTEKAYLPKMFKLFIFLGIALVIFPPLALKFGHISGLSKSQDPHPPAETFRRILDLTYLPGAPIEEKNRTQIGTENAVMFMLVRNFEVQDALDSIRQIEDRFNRNYRYPWVFLNDDDFTEEVSRVPMRLLGQ, from the coding sequence ATGACTGAGCCATCAATGGAACCCATAGAAAATTCCACAGCGGAATCAGTGGCCAACAAACCCAGTTCTTCAGATAATACGGACAGCATATTCAAAAGCACAGTTGACGTAGGGAACGAAGATCAATCATCAGAAGGAGCGAGTTCAAATACAACGGAAAATGATCCAGGCAGCCTTCAAACCGAAAAAGCCTATCTCCCCAAAATgtttaaattatttatttttctcggCATTGCATTAGTTATATTCCCGCCATTAGCATTGAAGTTTGGACATATCTCTGGTTTATCGAAGAGCCAAGATCCACATCCACCAGCTGAGACATTTAGAAGAATCTTAGACCTGACATATTTGCCAGGAGCCCCTATAGAAGAAAAGAATCGTACACAAATTGGAACGGAGAATGCTGTCATGTTCATGCTCGTCAGAAACTTTGAAGTTCAAGATGCCCTAGACTCGATACGGCAAATTGAAGACAGATTTAATCGAAATTATAGATATCCATGGGTGTTCCTGAacgatgatgatttcaCCGAGGAAGTAAGTAGAGTTCCTATGAGATTACTGGGGCAATGA
- the PNC1 gene encoding nicotinamidase (Nicotinamidase that converts nicotinamide to nicotinic acid; part of the NAD(+) salvage pathway; required for life span extension by calorie restriction; PNC1 expression responds to all known stimuli that extend replicative life span; protein increases in abundance and relative distribution to cytoplasmic foci decreases upon DNA replication stress; GO_component: GO:0005737 - cytoplasm [Evidence IEA,IEA]; GO_component: GO:0005737 - cytoplasm [Evidence IDA] [PMID 12736687]; GO_component: GO:0005737 - cytoplasm [Evidence IDA] [PMID 22842922]; GO_component: GO:0005634 - nucleus [Evidence IEA,IEA]; GO_component: GO:0005634 - nucleus [Evidence IDA] [PMID 12736687]; GO_component: GO:0005777 - peroxisome [Evidence IEA,IEA]; GO_component: GO:0005777 - peroxisome [Evidence IDA] [PMID 12736687]; GO_function: GO:0003824 - catalytic activity [Evidence IEA]; GO_function: GO:0016787 - hydrolase activity [Evidence IEA]; GO_function: GO:0046872 - metal ion binding [Evidence IEA]; GO_function: GO:0008936 - nicotinamidase activity [Evidence IEA]; GO_function: GO:0008936 - nicotinamidase activity [Evidence ISS] [PMID 11901108]; GO_function: GO:0008936 - nicotinamidase activity [Evidence IMP] [PMID 19381334]; GO_process: GO:0000183 - chromatin silencing at rDNA [Evidence IMP] [PMID 11901108]; GO_process: GO:0006348 - chromatin silencing at telomere [Evidence IMP] [PMID 11901108]; GO_process: GO:0008152 - metabolic process [Evidence IEA]; GO_process: GO:0019358 - nicotinate nucleotide salvage [Evidence ISS] [PMID 11901108]; GO_process: GO:0019363 - pyridine nucleotide biosynthetic process [Evidence IEA]; GO_process: GO:0001302 - replicative cell aging [Evidence IEP,IMP] [PMID 12736687]) — MSTDTYKPALIVVDVQEDFLPPSGSLAVKDGREVIPIINELIKLPCWSTVIASLDWHPRDHVSFASNHGLQPFTTKTLPPPSSSVEKEPREFMLWPDHCVQDTPGAQLTDELNQERISHIVKKGTLSTSEYYSGFQDTWGIDHTNMEDILRQSKATDVYVVGLAFDYCVFHTAIDAAAKGFNTFIIREATKAVNSENDSQTIHELEKRHVKVISLNGPELAHLLSKSDTT, encoded by the coding sequence ATGTCTACGGACACATATAAACCAGCACTTATTGTGGTGGATGTTCAAGAGGACTTTCTTCCTCCTTCTGGATCTTTGGCAGTTAAAGATGGCCGGGAAGTGATTCCTATTATTAATGAGCTTATAAAGTTACCATGCTGGAGCACGGTTATAGCTTCGCTTGATTGGCATCCTCGAGATCACGTTTCATTTGCTTCTAACCATGGGCTTCAACCATTTACTACCAAAActcttcctcctccatCATCCAGTGTAGAAAAGGAGCCACGAGAATTCATGCTCTGGCCAGATCATTGTGTTCAAGACACACCGGGAGCTCAACTGACAGACGAATTGAATCAGGAGAGAATCAGTCACATAGTTAAAAAGGGCACACTCAGCACTTCTGAATACTATTCAGGATTCCAAGACACCTGGGGCATTGACCATACTAATATGGAAGACATATTGAGACAGAGCAAGGCAACAGACGTGTATGTTGTCGGACTAGCATTCGACTACTGCGTCTTTCATACCGCTATCGACGCAGCAGCCAAGGGGTTCAACACGTTTATCATTCGAGAGGCTACCAAAGCTGTGAATTCAGAAAACGACAGCCAGACGATACACGAACTGGAGAAGCGACATGTCAAGGTCATTTCCCTCAACGGACCCGAACTAGCACATTTATTGTCGAAGAGTGACACAACCTGA
- the RPB4 gene encoding DNA-directed RNA polymerase II subunit RPB4 (RNA polymerase II subunit B32; forms two subunit dissociable complex with Rpb7p; the Rpb4p/Rpb7p subcomplex regulates cellular lifespan via an mRNA decay process; involved in recruitment of 3'-end processing factors to transcribing RNA polymerase II complex and in export of mRNA to cytoplasm under stress conditions; also involved in translation initiation; GO_component: GO:0005665 - DNA-directed RNA polymerase II, core complex [Evidence IDA] [PMID 1331084]; GO_component: GO:0005665 - DNA-directed RNA polymerase II, core complex [Evidence IDA] [PMID 2183013]; GO_component: GO:0005665 - DNA-directed RNA polymerase II, core complex [Evidence IDA] [PMID 2186966]; GO_component: GO:0005737 - cytoplasm [Evidence IEA,IEA]; GO_component: GO:0005737 - cytoplasm [Evidence IDA] [PMID 12857861]; GO_component: GO:0000932 - cytoplasmic mRNA processing body [Evidence IEA]; GO_component: GO:0000932 - cytoplasmic mRNA processing body [Evidence IDA] [PMID 16357218]; GO_component: GO:0005634 - nucleus [Evidence IEA,IEA]; GO_component: GO:0005634 - nucleus [Evidence IDA] [PMID 12857861]; GO_function: GO:0003899 - DNA-directed RNA polymerase activity [Evidence IEA,IEA]; GO_function: GO:0003968 - RNA-directed RNA polymerase activity [Evidence IDA] [PMID 18004386]; GO_function: GO:0003824 - catalytic activity [Evidence IEA]; GO_function: GO:0000166 - nucleotide binding [Evidence IEA]; GO_function: GO:0003697 - single-stranded DNA binding [Evidence IDA] [PMID 11087726]; GO_function: GO:0003727 - single-stranded RNA binding [Evidence IDA] [PMID 11087726]; GO_function: GO:0031369 - translation initiation factor binding [Evidence IPI] [PMID 21074047]; GO_process: GO:0006281 - DNA repair [Evidence IEA]; GO_process: GO:0044237 - cellular metabolic process [Evidence IEA]; GO_process: GO:0006974 - cellular response to DNA damage stimulus [Evidence IEA]; GO_process: GO:0031990 - mRNA export from nucleus in response to heat stress [Evidence IMP] [PMID 12857861]; GO_process: GO:0006397 - mRNA processing [Evidence IEA]; GO_process: GO:0000288 - nuclear-transcribed mRNA catabolic process, deadenylation-dependent decay [Evidence IMP] [PMID 16357218]; GO_process: GO:0045948 - positive regulation of translational initiation [Evidence IMP] [PMID 21074047]; GO_process: GO:0034402 - recruitment of 3'-end processing factors to RNA polymerase II holoenzyme complex [Evidence IMP] [PMID 18195044]; GO_process: GO:0006366 - transcription from RNA polymerase II promoter [Evidence IMP] [PMID 11577101]; GO_process: GO:0006367 - transcription initiation from RNA polymerase II promoter [Evidence IDA] [PMID 11087726]; GO_process: GO:0006351 - transcription, DNA-templated [Evidence IEA]) yields MNISTSTIQQRRRRPTQNVIEEEDASQLKLGPEFDIKQITHDGLETPLITLNLSETRLLINAALKQRNKEANGANFDGDLENNDDDEDEDFSSSNE; encoded by the coding sequence ATGAATATTTCCACGTCAACTATACAACAGAGACGTCGTAGACCAACACAGAATGTtatagaagaagaagacgcATCACAACTCAAGCTCGGACCCGAGTTCGatatcaaacaaatcacaCATGACGGTTTAGAGACGCCGCTTATCACGCTGAACCTTTCGGAAACGAGGCTACTAATCAATGCAGCTCTCAAGCAACGAAACAAAGAAGCCAACGGAGCCAACTTTGACGGTGATCTAGAAAAtaacgacgatgacgaagacgaggatTTCTCCAGTTCCAACGAGTAA